From one Allorhizobium ampelinum S4 genomic stretch:
- a CDS encoding LysR substrate-binding domain-containing protein codes for MSEQAYANLDIRLMRTLRLLLTECSVSRTADLLGQAQPTVSLSLKRLRDIFQDPLLVRSGSALVPTERGLALRSAMNDILGRIDTHLISPTAFDPAVSVRHFRIVASNCLGTVFMPQLIGAITDMAPGISIDASPMPSQDDLLSGLSEGRIDAVIGNWPHPPEHLRIAPMLKTDIVCMVRSTHRFARRGRDRIRLDEYLEESHLSPTSERDAQFSPIDGRLRDLGVKRHIRATVPEYSIAPYVLARSDLVFTTGRHFAEQVAQTFPFAVLDAPVELGQMHFYTLWHDRKHHAPDQAWLRRMIKHASAEMQTLDRPGPLPLPPMHHMQPSWQPS; via the coding sequence ATGTCGGAGCAGGCCTATGCAAATCTTGATATCCGTCTGATGCGCACTCTGCGCTTGCTGTTGACGGAATGCAGCGTATCGCGCACTGCCGATCTGCTGGGCCAGGCGCAGCCGACCGTCAGCCTTTCGCTGAAGCGGCTACGCGATATTTTCCAGGATCCGCTGCTGGTGCGGTCCGGCAGCGCGCTTGTGCCAACCGAGCGAGGGCTAGCGCTGCGCTCGGCGATGAATGATATTCTCGGTCGGATCGATACCCACCTGATCTCTCCGACTGCTTTTGATCCCGCCGTATCCGTTCGACATTTTCGCATTGTTGCCAGCAATTGTCTCGGCACCGTGTTCATGCCGCAATTGATCGGCGCGATCACCGATATGGCCCCCGGTATTTCCATCGACGCCTCGCCAATGCCATCCCAGGATGACCTGCTGTCGGGACTATCGGAGGGCCGGATCGATGCGGTGATCGGCAATTGGCCCCACCCGCCGGAACACCTGCGCATCGCGCCAATGCTGAAGACCGATATCGTCTGCATGGTCAGATCCACGCACCGTTTTGCCCGCCGGGGCCGGGATCGCATCCGGCTTGATGAATATCTTGAGGAAAGCCATCTGTCACCGACGTCAGAGCGTGACGCGCAATTCAGCCCCATTGACGGACGATTGCGTGATCTCGGCGTCAAGCGGCATATCCGCGCCACGGTGCCGGAATATTCCATCGCGCCCTACGTCCTTGCCCGCTCTGACCTCGTCTTCACCACCGGACGGCACTTTGCCGAACAGGTGGCGCAAACCTTCCCCTTTGCGGTTCTGGACGCTCCGGTGGAATTGGGGCAGATGCATTTCTATACGCTCTGGCACGACCGCAAACATCACGCGCCAGACCAGGCGTGGCTACGCCGGATGATCAAACACGCCTCAGCCGAGATGCAAACACTCGACCGCCCCGGTCCCTTGCCTCTTCCACCGATGCACCACATGCAGCCCAGTTGGCAGCCAAGCTGA